A genomic window from Providencia alcalifaciens includes:
- a CDS encoding DUF6122 family protein, producing the protein MLFEILRNIVHYGFHFLVPFLFGYLFWRKNWKLAGLLMVSTMVIDLDHLLADPIFDPDRCGVGFHPMHTIWAAIAYVVLFFFPSWKFKAIAVGCLFHLLTDSVDCYLGSVKKEMQGTVLSCSGLSECTNVELPQQL; encoded by the coding sequence GTGTTATTTGAGATTTTACGGAACATCGTTCACTACGGTTTCCATTTTCTAGTGCCCTTTTTATTCGGCTATTTATTTTGGCGAAAGAACTGGAAGCTTGCTGGGCTCTTAATGGTTTCCACTATGGTTATCGACCTCGATCACCTTCTCGCCGATCCTATTTTCGATCCTGATCGTTGCGGCGTAGGCTTCCACCCTATGCACACCATTTGGGCTGCTATCGCTTATGTCGTCTTGTTCTTCTTCCCTTCATGGAAATTCAAAGCCATCGCCGTCGGCTGCCTGTTTCACTTATTGACAGACTCGGTAGATTGTTATCTTGGAAGCGTTAAAAAAGAGATGCAAGGCACTGTATTAAGCTGCTCCGGGTTATCAGAATGCACAAACGTCGAACTTCCTCAGCAGCTATAA
- the tamB gene encoding autotransporter assembly complex protein TamB — translation MKWMKWLKWIAITILLLLVLVVSALYWVLGTQSGLHFALNSATRFVPELTIDSIDGDINDLTLSGVKYQMPGVDVDAKKIHLALRLKCLTSREVCIDDLSTESVMVNVDTSQFPPSEETPPSEPLTELNAPLTIRLAQLALVDTHVNVDGTVIDLDKFATGITWQKRAIEITPTDVINLAISLPPSEPTEAPKPVESVVPEGEQPSLGEQLKTLFSKPLLAELPEIILPVDLRIEGIHASNFQLKGDTEITINSLNLKLENDGQNVLLKQLKVDAPQGNVAVSGAISLQEKWPVALSIIGESRLEDFNEQKVDLTLKGGLMDELMLALNLNGPITATLEAQTDLAQADFPIELTLESKKLTWPLVGESQYKLDDTRLRLNGRPSSYDLSLRSDITGQDLPPSKLLLDAKGNEEKIDLTRLRLSALQGNADLSGVADWSKAISWNMVLTLSGINTAKQYPEWPAKVAGKITTRGSLYGGSWQLEIPEITLDGNVKQHILKARGQAKGNAAGQWDIPDFNLLLGKNSVNVKGSLADKWNLDAKINAPALNGLVPGLGGVVIGDLKLRGDLQAPQALADLTARGVRWQDLTVDTTTIKGNVATGDQIKGDLSVVVRGLRQADLAISNLTLDAKGTEKQHTLKLNVTGNPVSGQLALAGGFDRQTQVWKGNLSNTLFDTEVGEWRLNQAMSLNYNNTTQEVVIGSHCWVNPNARLCVPKPVKAGKSGSADIVLERFDLAMIKPFMPSDTRVNGVFTGRANVIWKADGSMPQVKVDLNGDGVKVVQFVDGARLPIAFDTLTLNAGMKNGRADLNWLLKIADNGQFKGNVQISDLERKRLLSGNIEINAITLGLIKPLLGEKDIANGNLNANLRVGGSAYNPLMNGNVTLSGLEVKSGLIPFDIQNSQLAINFNGTSSVMTGQIKTPEGYLNIDGDADWRNIEAWRAKVLARGNNLRVSLPPMIKIDVQPDLILEASPKLLTLNGSVNIPWARITVQELPESAVSASSDVVMLDDQLKPINPKQPSIPIQTNLNINIGNDVRLDAFGLKARLTGLLKVVQDKQGLSLNGQVDIPSGRFRAYGQDLIVRKGLIQFSGPADQPFLNLEAIRNPENTANDVIAGVKVTGLADKPKVEIFSEPAKTQQEALSYLLRGEGLDSGDANGSQMTSMLIGLGVAQSGQLVGKIGETFGVSDLAVDTQGVGDSSQVVVSGKITNDLQVKYGVGIFDSLATLTLRYRVMPKLYLEAISGVNQALDLLYQFEF, via the coding sequence ATGAAATGGATGAAATGGCTAAAGTGGATTGCAATCACCATTTTATTATTGTTAGTTCTGGTTGTTAGTGCGCTGTATTGGGTGTTGGGTACTCAATCCGGTCTGCATTTTGCGTTGAATTCTGCCACACGTTTTGTGCCTGAGCTGACCATTGATTCCATTGATGGTGACATTAACGATTTAACGCTCTCTGGCGTGAAGTATCAAATGCCAGGTGTAGATGTGGATGCGAAGAAAATCCACCTTGCATTACGTTTAAAATGCCTGACCAGCCGTGAAGTATGTATTGATGATTTATCAACAGAAAGTGTGATGGTGAATGTGGATACTAGCCAATTCCCTCCGTCTGAAGAGACGCCACCTTCTGAACCACTGACAGAACTTAATGCCCCACTAACCATTCGTTTAGCCCAATTAGCGTTGGTTGATACCCATGTTAATGTCGATGGCACTGTGATCGACCTTGACAAGTTCGCCACGGGGATTACATGGCAAAAAAGAGCCATTGAGATCACTCCAACTGATGTTATTAACCTTGCCATAAGCTTACCGCCTAGCGAGCCGACTGAGGCGCCAAAACCGGTTGAATCCGTCGTGCCTGAAGGTGAGCAGCCTTCTCTTGGCGAGCAGCTTAAAACGTTATTTTCTAAGCCGCTATTAGCGGAGCTACCTGAAATTATTCTACCGGTTGACCTGCGTATTGAGGGGATCCATGCCTCTAATTTTCAATTAAAAGGCGACACGGAAATTACGATTAATAGCCTGAATTTGAAGTTAGAAAATGATGGGCAGAATGTTTTATTGAAACAGCTGAAAGTCGATGCACCACAAGGGAATGTTGCAGTCTCTGGAGCGATTTCATTGCAAGAAAAATGGCCTGTGGCACTGTCCATTATTGGTGAAAGCCGCCTTGAAGATTTCAATGAGCAAAAGGTTGATTTAACGCTCAAAGGTGGGCTGATGGATGAGCTGATGCTGGCATTGAATCTGAATGGTCCAATTACAGCAACATTAGAAGCTCAGACTGATTTAGCGCAGGCAGATTTCCCGATTGAGTTGACTTTAGAAAGCAAAAAATTAACTTGGCCGCTGGTGGGAGAAAGCCAATATAAGCTTGATGACACTCGCTTGCGTTTGAATGGCCGTCCTTCTAGCTATGACCTTTCATTACGTTCAGATATCACGGGGCAAGACCTACCACCATCTAAGTTATTATTAGATGCAAAAGGGAATGAGGAAAAAATTGATTTAACCCGTTTACGCTTATCCGCATTGCAAGGTAATGCAGACTTATCAGGGGTGGCAGATTGGAGTAAAGCCATTAGCTGGAATATGGTGCTGACGTTATCGGGTATTAATACGGCGAAGCAATATCCCGAATGGCCAGCGAAAGTTGCAGGAAAAATTACCACGCGAGGCAGCCTATATGGTGGAAGTTGGCAGTTAGAGATCCCTGAAATTACCTTAGATGGTAATGTTAAACAGCACATCTTAAAAGCACGTGGGCAAGCCAAAGGGAATGCCGCAGGGCAATGGGATATCCCAGATTTTAACCTTTTGCTGGGTAAAAACAGTGTGAATGTGAAGGGCTCTTTAGCGGATAAATGGAACCTTGATGCCAAAATTAATGCCCCAGCATTGAATGGGTTAGTGCCTGGATTAGGCGGCGTGGTCATCGGAGATTTAAAACTTCGTGGTGATTTACAAGCCCCACAAGCGCTGGCGGATTTAACGGCACGTGGCGTGAGATGGCAAGATTTGACTGTTGATACCACAACCATTAAAGGTAACGTGGCAACGGGTGATCAAATTAAAGGTGATTTATCAGTGGTGGTGCGTGGATTGCGCCAAGCGGATTTAGCCATTAGTAACCTAACGTTAGATGCCAAAGGGACTGAAAAACAGCATACGTTAAAACTGAATGTGACAGGCAACCCGGTTTCTGGGCAGCTTGCGCTGGCAGGGGGCTTTGATCGCCAAACACAAGTGTGGAAAGGTAATTTAAGCAATACCTTATTTGATACTGAGGTTGGGGAATGGCGCCTAAATCAAGCCATGTCCTTAAATTACAATAACACCACGCAAGAAGTCGTCATTGGTAGCCATTGCTGGGTAAACCCGAATGCGCGCTTGTGTGTACCTAAACCAGTTAAAGCGGGTAAAAGTGGTAGCGCTGATATTGTATTAGAACGTTTTGACCTTGCGATGATCAAGCCATTTATGCCAAGTGATACTAGAGTGAATGGGGTGTTCACAGGGCGTGCAAATGTCATCTGGAAAGCGGATGGTAGTATGCCGCAAGTGAAAGTTGACTTGAACGGTGATGGGGTCAAAGTCGTGCAGTTTGTTGATGGTGCGCGCTTACCTATCGCGTTTGATACGCTGACATTAAATGCGGGTATGAAGAATGGTCGCGCGGATCTGAATTGGTTGTTGAAGATTGCAGACAATGGTCAATTTAAAGGTAATGTGCAAATTTCTGACCTCGAAAGAAAGCGCTTACTCTCCGGCAATATTGAAATTAACGCCATTACATTAGGTTTAATTAAACCGCTACTTGGCGAAAAAGACATTGCGAATGGAAACCTGAATGCAAATCTACGTGTCGGTGGTTCGGCGTATAACCCGCTAATGAACGGTAATGTCACGTTATCTGGGTTAGAAGTGAAGTCTGGGTTGATCCCGTTTGATATTCAAAATAGCCAATTAGCGATTAACTTTAATGGTACCAGTTCAGTCATGACTGGGCAGATCAAAACGCCAGAGGGTTACCTAAATATTGATGGTGATGCGGACTGGCGCAACATTGAAGCATGGCGAGCGAAAGTGCTGGCGAGAGGGAATAACTTACGAGTTTCTCTCCCGCCAATGATTAAAATTGATGTGCAGCCTGATTTGATTCTGGAAGCGTCACCGAAATTGCTGACTTTAAATGGCAGCGTCAATATTCCATGGGCGCGTATTACGGTGCAAGAATTACCTGAGTCCGCAGTGAGTGCGTCTTCGGATGTGGTCATGCTGGATGATCAGCTAAAACCGATCAATCCGAAACAGCCGTCGATTCCAATTCAAACCAATTTGAATATTAATATTGGAAACGATGTACGTCTGGATGCATTCGGATTAAAAGCACGGCTCACTGGTTTATTGAAAGTCGTTCAGGATAAACAAGGGTTAAGCTTAAATGGTCAGGTGGATATTCCATCAGGACGTTTCCGCGCTTATGGACAAGATTTGATTGTGCGTAAAGGGCTGATTCAATTCTCGGGGCCTGCTGATCAGCCGTTCTTAAATTTAGAAGCAATTCGTAATCCTGAAAACACGGCTAACGATGTGATTGCCGGAGTGAAGGTAACAGGACTTGCTGATAAACCAAAAGTTGAGATATTCTCTGAGCCCGCAAAAACACAGCAAGAGGCACTTTCCTATCTATTAAGAGGGGAAGGGCTTGATAGCGGAGATGCGAATGGGTCACAAATGACCTCGATGTTGATCGGGTTGGGAGTTGCTCAAAGTGGTCAATTGGTAGGAAAAATTGGTGAAACATTTGGAGTGTCAGATTTAGCCGTCGATACCCAAGGCGTGGGTGACAGTTCGCAAGTGGTTGTTAGTGGGAAAATTACGAACGACTTGCAAGTTAAGTATGGAGTTGGCATATTTGATTCTCTAGCGACGCTCACATTACGCTATAGAGTCATGCCGAAACTGTATTTAGAAGCAATTTCTGGCGTTAACCAGGCTTTAGACCTGCTTTACCAATTCGAGTTTTAA
- the ppa gene encoding inorganic diphosphatase has translation MGLNNVPAGKELPEDIYVIIEIPANADPIKYEVDKESGALFVDRFMSTAMFYPCNYGYINNTLSLDGDPVDVLVPTPYPLQPGSVIRCRPVGVLKMTDESGEDAKLVAVPHTKLSKEYDHIKDVNDIPELLRAQITHFFEHYKDLEKGKWVKVDGWENAEAAKAEIIASFERAAKK, from the coding sequence ATGGGCCTGAACAATGTACCGGCAGGTAAAGAACTGCCTGAAGATATCTACGTAATCATCGAAATTCCAGCTAACGCTGATCCAATCAAATATGAAGTTGATAAAGAATCTGGCGCACTGTTTGTAGACCGTTTCATGTCTACTGCGATGTTCTATCCGTGCAACTACGGTTACATCAACAACACCCTGTCTTTAGATGGTGACCCAGTTGACGTTTTAGTTCCAACTCCATACCCATTACAACCAGGTTCAGTCATCCGTTGCCGTCCAGTTGGCGTACTGAAAATGACTGATGAATCTGGTGAAGATGCAAAATTAGTTGCAGTACCGCACACTAAACTGAGCAAAGAATACGATCACATCAAAGATGTGAACGACATTCCTGAACTACTGCGTGCACAAATCACTCACTTCTTTGAGCATTACAAAGATTTAGAAAAAGGTAAGTGGGTAAAAGTTGACGGTTGGGAGAATGCAGAAGCAGCGAAAGCTGAAATCATCGCTTCTTTCGAACGCGCTGCAAAAAAATAA
- the argR gene encoding transcriptional regulator ArgR encodes MRTMSKQEDLVKAFKALLKEEKFSSQAEIVIALQEQGFENINQSKISRMLTKFGAVRTRNAKMEMVYCLPTEPGVPTATSPLKNLVLDVDYNHSVVVIRTSPGAAQLIARLLDSLGKAEGILGSIAGDDTIFSTPTNDFTTRELYEAILVLFEQEL; translated from the coding sequence ATGCGCACTATGTCGAAACAAGAAGACTTGGTAAAAGCCTTTAAGGCACTCCTTAAAGAAGAAAAATTTAGTTCACAAGCCGAAATTGTGATCGCTCTTCAAGAACAAGGCTTCGAAAACATTAATCAATCTAAAATTTCCAGAATGTTGACGAAGTTTGGTGCTGTACGTACCCGCAACGCAAAAATGGAAATGGTATATTGCTTACCAACCGAGCCTGGAGTCCCTACTGCCACCAGCCCACTGAAGAACTTGGTTCTGGATGTTGACTACAACCACTCTGTTGTTGTGATCCGTACCAGTCCAGGTGCAGCACAGTTAATTGCTCGCCTGTTAGACTCCTTAGGCAAAGCTGAAGGTATCTTAGGCAGCATCGCTGGCGATGATACTATTTTCTCAACGCCAACCAACGATTTTACCACTCGTGAACTTTACGAAGCCATTTTGGTGCTTTTCGAACAAGAACTTTAG
- a CDS encoding pyridoxal phosphate-dependent decarboxylase family protein produces the protein MNQSELLARQSANLLTPEFEQQYHNIVANFFSRDPNKWPIFNDPKIQAITQFRKTTLADSQLINQYPNGAQWFNQLAQQSHVQQQINLPGNQQDTLLTFASALCKNWENPLSVENVIAMPSDPALYGSMLGLLGNPNMVYCEYSGVADSMEKTVIKQVANLIGYDENQASGLFTQGGTMCNLYGYLFGIRKTLKDSRQLGMSVDQDYRIINSQGGHYSNMTNLSLLGVDIQNKTIRIKVASDNTIDLHDLEQQIRACYTVHCKIPVILLTAGTTDTFGVDEIKQVYELRNRLCEEFEITEKPHIHVDAAVGWPIIFFINYDFNTNPLAINEATLFGLRHTVEKFKQLKYADSITIDFHKWGYVPYTSSLVMVRDGNDFKALENSPENFTYFEHDLEGQTHLQSTIECSRSGVGIFGAYAGLHYLGIEGYQTIIAHCLQNANYMRNQLIKMENAAIMVPQNQGPSVGFRLYSPKLNADPQDIFNYELSCASDKAAYETMIRNSKWHRNLFLTRGKAGLFTNWVDSIACSTYAEHNRFVYIPGEKAVFMNPTTERHHIDEFVKMLKEMSHA, from the coding sequence GTGAATCAATCAGAGCTTCTTGCTCGCCAAAGTGCGAACCTACTCACACCCGAATTTGAACAGCAGTACCACAATATTGTGGCGAACTTTTTTAGCCGCGATCCGAATAAATGGCCTATTTTTAATGATCCAAAAATCCAAGCTATCACCCAATTTCGAAAAACCACACTCGCAGACAGTCAGCTAATCAATCAATATCCAAATGGCGCTCAGTGGTTCAATCAACTGGCGCAGCAATCCCATGTCCAGCAACAGATTAATTTACCTGGAAATCAACAAGATACCCTGCTAACTTTTGCTTCCGCATTGTGTAAAAACTGGGAAAACCCGTTGTCCGTCGAAAACGTGATTGCGATGCCTTCAGACCCTGCACTGTACGGCTCTATGTTAGGTCTTTTAGGTAACCCCAACATGGTTTATTGCGAATATTCCGGCGTCGCCGATTCCATGGAAAAAACGGTAATTAAACAAGTTGCTAACTTAATTGGTTATGATGAAAACCAAGCATCTGGATTATTCACCCAAGGTGGTACCATGTGTAATTTATATGGTTACCTATTTGGTATTCGCAAAACATTAAAAGATTCTCGCCAGCTGGGTATGTCCGTGGATCAAGACTACCGGATCATCAACTCCCAAGGTGGCCACTATTCCAACATGACTAACCTGTCATTACTGGGTGTGGATATTCAAAACAAAACCATTCGTATCAAAGTCGCCTCGGATAACACCATCGACTTACATGACTTAGAGCAGCAGATCCGCGCCTGTTATACCGTCCACTGCAAAATCCCCGTGATCTTATTAACCGCAGGTACCACAGATACCTTTGGTGTTGATGAAATAAAACAGGTTTATGAATTGCGAAACCGCCTGTGTGAAGAGTTCGAAATAACAGAAAAACCGCATATTCACGTGGATGCAGCGGTCGGTTGGCCAATTATTTTCTTTATTAATTATGATTTTAATACCAATCCGCTCGCTATCAATGAAGCCACACTGTTTGGATTACGCCACACCGTCGAAAAATTCAAACAACTTAAATATGCCGATTCAATCACTATCGACTTCCACAAATGGGGCTATGTTCCTTACACCTCGAGCTTAGTGATGGTGCGTGATGGCAATGATTTCAAAGCCCTTGAAAACTCACCTGAAAACTTCACGTATTTTGAGCACGATTTAGAAGGGCAAACTCACTTGCAATCCACCATTGAGTGTAGCCGTAGTGGGGTTGGGATCTTTGGCGCCTATGCAGGGCTACATTATCTTGGCATTGAAGGATACCAAACCATCATTGCTCACTGCCTACAAAATGCTAATTACATGCGCAACCAATTGATTAAAATGGAAAATGCGGCAATTATGGTGCCTCAAAATCAGGGGCCTAGTGTTGGCTTTCGCCTTTATTCCCCTAAATTGAATGCCGACCCACAGGACATTTTTAACTATGAATTAAGTTGCGCTAGCGATAAAGCCGCTTATGAAACCATGATTAGAAATAGCAAATGGCACCGCAATCTGTTCTTAACACGCGGTAAAGCCGGCCTGTTCACCAATTGGGTAGATTCTATCGCCTGCTCAACTTATGCGGAACATAACCGTTTTGTTTACATTCCAGGTGAAAAAGCGGTCTTTATGAACCCAACCACAGAACGCCATCATATTGATGAGTTTGTGAAAATGCTCAAAGAAATGAGCCACGCTTAA
- a CDS encoding gamma-glutamylcyclotransferase family protein, translated as MRIIVYGSLRRKQGNHHWMTYAQLLGEHKLEGYELYDLGYYPAVIRGNGTIECEVYRINPSILTELDELKKNSQDYERELIPTPYGNAWIYLYKHSVEGLPHIKSGDWLKRHEEE; from the coding sequence ATGCGTATCATTGTTTATGGCAGTTTAAGGCGCAAGCAAGGGAATCATCACTGGATGACTTATGCTCAGCTGCTAGGTGAGCATAAGCTAGAAGGCTATGAGCTGTATGACCTTGGATATTATCCAGCGGTTATCAGAGGGAATGGCACGATTGAATGCGAAGTGTATCGTATCAATCCGTCTATTCTGACTGAGTTAGACGAACTGAAGAAAAATTCACAAGATTATGAGCGTGAGTTAATTCCAACACCTTACGGTAATGCGTGGATTTATCTCTATAAACACTCAGTTGAAGGCTTGCCTCACATCAAAAGTGGTGATTGGCTAAAGCGCCATGAAGAAGAGTAA
- the mpl gene encoding UDP-N-acetylmuramate:L-alanyl-gamma-D-glutamyl-meso-diaminopimelate ligase, with product MHIHILGICGTFMGSLAILARSLGHKVTGSDANVYPPMSTLLEKQGIELIQGFDPAQLEPTPDMVVIGNAMTRGNPCVEAVLERGLPYTSGPQWLHDHVLPERWVLAVAGTHGKTTTAGMLAWILQDCGYEPGFLIGGVPGNFDVSSQIGKSPFFVIEADEYDCAFFDKRSKFVHYSPKTLILNNLEFDHADIFENLEAIQKQFHHLVRIVPSSGKIFMPSNDNNLKQVMNMGCWSEQELVGENGEWHAVKLNHDGSQFEVYYQQEKVGEVNWSQVGNHNIQNGLMAIAAAHHVGVPAKEACLALDKFINARRRLELRGVENEVSVYDDFAHHPTAILATLEALRSKVGGTSRIIAVLEPRSNTMKMGISKNDIAPALGRADEVFLFQPSNIPWMVTEIAEHCVQPARWHADIDTLANMVVETAQPGDHILVMSNGGFGGIHEKLLAGLKHKAEAKSDE from the coding sequence ATGCACATACATATTTTAGGCATATGCGGAACCTTTATGGGCAGCTTAGCCATTTTGGCTCGTTCGTTAGGGCATAAAGTGACTGGATCTGACGCAAACGTCTACCCACCGATGAGTACATTGCTTGAAAAACAAGGCATTGAACTAATTCAAGGATTCGACCCTGCGCAGTTAGAGCCAACCCCTGATATGGTGGTGATTGGGAATGCGATGACCCGTGGAAATCCATGTGTTGAAGCCGTATTAGAACGTGGTTTACCTTATACTTCTGGGCCACAATGGCTCCATGATCATGTTCTTCCTGAACGCTGGGTATTAGCGGTTGCAGGGACTCACGGTAAAACAACAACCGCGGGTATGCTGGCGTGGATCCTGCAAGACTGTGGTTATGAACCTGGCTTTCTGATTGGCGGTGTTCCAGGGAACTTTGATGTTTCGTCCCAGATTGGTAAAAGCCCTTTCTTTGTTATTGAAGCGGATGAGTATGATTGCGCATTCTTTGATAAGCGATCTAAATTCGTGCATTACAGCCCGAAAACGCTGATTTTGAATAACCTCGAATTCGATCATGCGGATATTTTTGAAAATCTCGAAGCGATTCAAAAACAATTCCATCACTTGGTTCGCATTGTGCCAAGTAGCGGTAAAATCTTTATGCCAAGTAACGACAATAACCTCAAGCAAGTGATGAATATGGGGTGTTGGAGTGAGCAAGAGTTGGTGGGTGAAAACGGTGAATGGCATGCCGTAAAACTTAATCATGATGGCAGCCAGTTTGAGGTGTATTACCAACAAGAAAAAGTGGGTGAAGTGAACTGGTCTCAAGTGGGTAATCACAATATCCAAAATGGATTGATGGCGATTGCCGCTGCGCACCATGTTGGCGTACCTGCGAAAGAAGCTTGTTTAGCATTGGATAAATTTATTAATGCCCGTCGCCGTCTTGAGCTACGTGGTGTTGAAAATGAGGTCAGTGTTTATGATGACTTCGCTCATCATCCAACGGCAATTTTAGCGACGTTAGAAGCGTTACGTAGCAAAGTTGGCGGTACTTCCCGTATTATTGCTGTACTGGAACCGCGCTCAAATACCATGAAAATGGGGATCAGTAAAAATGATATCGCACCCGCTTTAGGTCGTGCGGATGAAGTCTTTTTATTCCAACCTAGCAATATTCCGTGGATGGTCACAGAAATTGCAGAGCATTGTGTACAGCCTGCGCGTTGGCACGCCGATATTGATACTCTCGCCAATATGGTGGTGGAGACGGCTCAGCCCGGTGACCATATTTTGGTGATGAGTAATGGCGGTTTTGGCGGTATTCATGAAAAACTGCTGGCAGGGCTAAAACATAAAGCCGAAGCTAAATCTGACGAGTAG
- the fbp gene encoding class 1 fructose-bisphosphatase: MKTLGEFIVEKQQDFPHATGELTALLSAIKLGAKIIHRDINKAGLVDILGTSGVSNVQGEVQMKLDLYANEKLKAALKARGEVAGIASEEEDEIVIFEGDRAENAKYVVLMDPLDGSSNIDVNVSVGTIFSIYHRITPIGQPVTEADFLQPGNRQVAAGYVVYGSSTMLVYTTGFGVHAFTYDPSLGVFCLSHEKVMFPAEGKMYSINEGNYIKFPMGVKKYIKYCQEQDEATHRPYTTRYIGSLVADFHRNLLKGGIYIYPSTASHPTGKLRLLYECNPISFLAEQAGGKASDGTNRVLDIIPTKLHQRVPFFVGTKAMVEKAESFMREYPDAE, encoded by the coding sequence ATGAAAACATTAGGCGAATTCATCGTCGAAAAGCAACAAGATTTTCCTCATGCAACAGGTGAACTGACCGCATTACTGTCAGCAATCAAACTGGGCGCTAAAATTATCCATCGTGATATTAACAAAGCTGGACTCGTTGACATTCTCGGCACAAGCGGTGTTTCGAATGTTCAAGGTGAAGTTCAGATGAAGCTTGACCTGTATGCAAACGAAAAACTGAAAGCGGCTTTGAAAGCGCGCGGAGAAGTCGCCGGTATCGCCTCAGAAGAAGAAGATGAAATCGTCATTTTCGAAGGTGACCGTGCAGAAAACGCGAAATATGTCGTTTTAATGGACCCTCTGGATGGTTCTTCGAACATCGATGTAAACGTTTCCGTTGGAACAATCTTCTCTATCTACCACCGTATTACCCCAATTGGTCAACCGGTTACAGAAGCTGACTTCTTACAACCAGGTAACCGCCAAGTTGCTGCGGGCTATGTGGTTTACGGTTCATCAACCATGCTGGTATACACCACTGGTTTCGGCGTTCATGCCTTCACCTACGATCCATCATTAGGTGTATTCTGTCTGTCTCATGAAAAAGTCATGTTCCCAGCAGAAGGTAAAATGTATTCCATTAACGAAGGTAACTACATTAAGTTCCCTATGGGCGTTAAGAAATACATCAAATATTGCCAAGAGCAGGATGAAGCAACCCACCGCCCATATACCACGCGTTATATCGGCTCTTTAGTGGCGGACTTCCACCGTAACTTACTCAAAGGTGGTATTTACATTTACCCAAGCACCGCTAGCCACCCAACAGGTAAACTGCGCCTTCTGTACGAATGCAACCCAATTTCATTCTTAGCAGAACAAGCGGGCGGTAAAGCCAGTGATGGTACTAACCGTGTGTTAGACATCATCCCAACCAAGCTGCATCAGCGCGTACCGTTTTTTGTAGGAACGAAAGCCATGGTTGAGAAAGCGGAATCCTTTATGCGTGAGTACCCAGACGCAGAATAA